The following are encoded in a window of Castanea sativa cultivar Marrone di Chiusa Pesio chromosome 5, ASM4071231v1 genomic DNA:
- the LOC142634995 gene encoding uncharacterized protein LOC142634995 yields the protein MVDGLFVEEDAKLIKKILLSQHVAEDTLYWPYSTSGTYSCKSRYRFIKEEEELQLNSQTPPICHKKVWKEVWQMQAPPKIKNFLWRACHNVLPTKQALMRRKILEDPICERCKMAVEDSLHAVWSCLELDIVWADQEKWGFRCEIEFTCVRELLSWMIEEGKSLELLAFMAWTVWNQRNKVRLNLQAYLLYQVAEETAELLAQYRASTKASDMLVRSHEIGGNRWRALQVGFVKVNSDGAAYKVEEIEVLAARKALSFAHELRFQNVILKGDVLGVILALK from the exons ATGGTGGATGGTTTATTTGTGGAAGAGGATGCTAAGTTGATAAAGAAAATTCTCCTAAGTCAACATGTGGCAGAAGACACTTTGTATTGGCCTTATTCTACCTCAGGAACTTACTCTTGCAAGTCCAGATATAGGTTtatcaaagaagaagaggagctACAATTAAATTCCCAAACTCCTCCAATCTGTCATAAGAAGGTTTGGAAGGAAGTATGGCAGATGCAAGCTCCAccaaagattaaaaattttctttggagAGCATGTCATAATGTACTTCCAACCAAACAAGCATTGATGCGTAGGAAAATTTTGGAGGATCCGATCTGTGAGAGGTGTAAAATGGCAGTAGAAGACTCATTGCATGCTGTGTGGTCATGTCTGGAGCTGGATATAGTATGGGCTGATCAGGAAAAATGGGGGTTTAGGTGCGAAATTGAATTCACATGTGTAAGGGAGCTGCTGTCATGGATGATAGAGGAGGGAAAGTCATTGGAGCTATTAGCATTCATGGCATGGACGGTTTGGAACCAAAGGAACAAGGTGAGGCTCAATTTGCAAGCTTATCTGTTGTACCAAGTTGCTGAAGAGACTGCTGAATTGTTGGCGCAATATAGAGCCAGCACCAAAGCATCAGATATGCTGGTAAGGAGCCACGAAATTGGGGGAAACAGGTGGAGAGCACTGCAAGTGGGTTTTGTGAAAGTGAACTCTGATGGAGCG GCGTATAAGGTAGAGGAGATAGAAGTGTTGGCTGCTCGGAAAGCCTTGTCATTTGCACATGAGCTGAGGTTCCAAAATGTAATACTCAAAGGCGATGTGTTAGGTGTGATTCTAGCTCTGAAATAA
- the LOC142633382 gene encoding EPIDERMAL PATTERNING FACTOR-like protein 8: MAPVTYLLGLKVAVTVVFIFSITILPPKSVESLSSGYGETLEQSKMVLGSKPPGCVNKCLNCRPCMATLVIPHQRNGFSANTRGEDDSYYLLSWKCRCGNKLYQP, translated from the exons ATGGCCCCAGTAACCTATCTACTCGGCCTGAAAGTTGCTGTCACTGTGGttttcatcttttctatcaCAATTCTACCTCCCAAATCAG TTGAATCATTGTCTTCTGGCTATGGTGAGACTTTAGAGCAAAGCAAAATGGTGTTGGGATCAAAGCCACCTGGTTGTGTCAACAAGTGCTTAAATTGCAGACCTTGCATGGCTACTCTAGTCATTCCTCACCAAAGGAATGGTTTCAGTGCAAACACTCGGGGAGAAGATGATAGCTACTATCTCCTCTCTTGGAAATGCAGATGTGGAAATAAGCTCTATCAACCATGA